From the genome of Cellvibrio japonicus Ueda107, one region includes:
- the queF gene encoding NADPH-dependent 7-cyano-7-deazaguanine reductase QueF (Catalyzes the NADPH-dependent reduction of 7-cyano-7-deazaguanine (preQ0) to 7-aminomethyl-7-deazaguanine (preQ1) in queuosine biosynthesis): MSHNPLGRQTDYVSSYAPELLFPIARSDSRQLLSLGSSLPFRGVDLWTGYELSWLDSRGKPQVAVAEFVLPCDSEFMVESKSFKLYLNSFNQTHIADTTQLRAMLARDLSAVIGKPVEVHLYTVGDHLSALGKIHACDGVCLDGLPVAIDTYHPQPDYLGCQVSAGVVDESVYSHLLKTNCPVTGQPDWASVQIRYRGKAISHEGLLRYIVSFREHQDFHEHCVERIFMDIWQRCAPESLTVYARYTRRGGLDINPLRTSEHRWSLESKRLLRQ; the protein is encoded by the coding sequence ATGAGCCATAACCCCCTCGGTCGGCAGACAGACTATGTTTCCAGCTATGCGCCGGAGTTATTGTTTCCCATCGCCCGTTCGGACTCCCGCCAGTTACTGAGTCTGGGGAGCAGTTTGCCGTTCAGGGGGGTAGATTTGTGGACGGGCTATGAACTCTCCTGGCTTGATTCCCGGGGTAAGCCACAGGTGGCTGTTGCGGAATTTGTATTGCCCTGTGATAGCGAATTTATGGTGGAATCAAAATCCTTTAAGCTTTATTTAAATTCCTTTAACCAGACACACATTGCCGATACTACCCAGCTGCGCGCCATGCTGGCACGGGATCTTTCTGCGGTGATTGGAAAACCGGTAGAGGTGCACCTCTATACCGTTGGGGACCACCTTTCTGCCCTGGGGAAAATTCACGCCTGTGATGGTGTGTGCCTGGATGGTTTACCTGTTGCAATCGATACCTATCATCCCCAGCCGGATTACCTGGGATGTCAGGTCAGTGCAGGAGTAGTGGATGAGTCTGTCTATTCCCATCTGTTGAAAACCAACTGCCCGGTGACAGGACAGCCTGATTGGGCCAGTGTGCAGATCCGTTATCGCGGCAAGGCAATCAGCCATGAAGGTTTGTTACGCTATATAGTGTCTTTTCGCGAGCACCAGGATTTTCACGAGCACTGTGTCGAGCGGATATTTATGGATATCTGGCAGCGTTGTGCACCTGAATCACTGACAGTTTATGCGCGTTATACCCGCCGTGGTGGCTTGGATATTAATCCTTTGCGTACCAGCGAGCATCGATGGTCTCTGGAGAGCAAGCGCTTATTGCGCCAGTAG
- a CDS encoding AAA domain-containing protein has product MISIYVDGDNKTPKITNWTLRYSDTQGELLLTCHFRSGKTYTRPLAACTITPTEEVRGKLLGKPGSLLFSYVDKVIMYGRKYAVVYYPGNNKPYVMKADDIKFSPKTSLKTEAIFSYFSAVAQARIDHATGSDKRIAENVLRQMEKIVPHQDTAFHAYCTGQNQSRKQAKYYIYPFGINESQLNAVEQAFSSQISLIEGPPGTGKTQTILNILANILLQKKTVAILSNNNAAVENVYEKLQKAELDYLVARLGSTDNRKTFFAAPLNVPSEEPASAPDIHAIEAIRQKLKLHLYAQNQAAQLQGEIDELAIEHQHLLQWQRENLTIAPLPIEKYKLSPQKTTDLMAYISHLAMKRITIKDRIKLLMNFRIFRIKPFDDWEKRKSLIYTLQLHYYEKSLQHKKASLAVHQKELEDNQFKTLLNNLTNSSMAYLKNHLYQHIPHQEEFSESNYNKKFDSFVNRYPIIGSSTHSIINSIANNAILDYVIIDEASQQDIIPGILGLGCTRNLIIVGDRKQLPHVPVNIDITPPTEFYNCAKYSLLDSCIGIFNNRLPTTLLKEHYRCHPKIIQFCNKQFYNNQLIPMTQDTGENALSLIVTAKGNHTRNFSNLRELESLGALEWDAQNSRGFIAPYNAQISLSQTHLPGDFVKSTVHKFQGRECDEIIFSTVLDKKNSSQKNIGFVDDPYLINVAVSRAKHNFTLVTGDNVFTKKNGHIAALIRYIEYYADDSQIYHSPVISAFDLLYEEYDQSLEKLKARLNPNDSKFMSEQIAARLLRDILSLQAYQAITFHTQVALIQLVSLTNNTFTPRELNFMKNRACCDFVLYFKVGKTPIGVIEVDGRSHSTEEQAERDELKNNILKKSNIPLLRLKTIDSNIEEKIAEFLIPWSSDSSIT; this is encoded by the coding sequence ATGATTTCTATCTACGTTGATGGCGATAATAAAACACCAAAAATCACCAACTGGACCCTGAGATATAGTGATACGCAAGGCGAATTATTACTGACCTGCCACTTCCGTTCCGGCAAAACCTATACACGCCCACTAGCAGCCTGCACAATCACACCTACAGAGGAGGTGCGGGGGAAGCTCCTTGGAAAACCGGGCAGCCTACTGTTTAGTTATGTCGACAAAGTGATAATGTATGGCAGAAAATACGCTGTCGTTTATTACCCCGGGAATAACAAACCCTATGTAATGAAAGCTGATGACATAAAGTTCAGTCCCAAAACCTCACTTAAAACCGAAGCAATATTCAGTTACTTCAGCGCTGTAGCACAAGCACGAATTGATCATGCAACAGGGAGTGACAAACGCATCGCCGAGAATGTGTTACGTCAGATGGAAAAAATAGTTCCACATCAGGATACTGCATTTCATGCCTACTGTACGGGACAAAATCAATCCCGCAAACAGGCAAAGTACTATATCTACCCCTTTGGTATTAATGAAAGCCAACTCAATGCGGTAGAGCAAGCATTCTCTTCACAAATCAGTCTGATTGAGGGACCTCCAGGAACCGGGAAAACCCAAACAATATTAAACATACTGGCCAATATCTTATTGCAGAAAAAAACCGTCGCCATTTTGTCCAATAACAATGCAGCAGTGGAAAACGTTTATGAGAAGCTGCAAAAAGCCGAACTGGATTACCTGGTTGCCAGATTAGGCAGTACCGATAACCGAAAGACTTTTTTTGCCGCCCCACTCAATGTGCCATCGGAAGAACCTGCATCAGCACCCGATATTCACGCCATAGAAGCCATCCGACAAAAACTGAAATTGCATCTTTACGCTCAAAATCAGGCAGCCCAATTACAGGGTGAAATAGACGAATTAGCCATAGAGCATCAACATTTACTGCAATGGCAACGTGAAAACCTGACAATCGCTCCCCTTCCAATTGAAAAATACAAACTATCACCACAAAAAACTACGGATCTAATGGCTTACATTTCACATCTTGCCATGAAACGTATAACGATCAAGGACAGGATAAAACTGTTAATGAACTTTAGGATTTTTCGCATAAAACCCTTCGATGATTGGGAGAAGCGTAAATCCCTGATTTACACATTGCAACTTCATTATTATGAAAAATCACTACAACACAAAAAAGCTTCACTGGCAGTACATCAAAAGGAATTGGAAGACAACCAATTTAAGACACTACTCAACAATCTAACAAACTCGTCAATGGCTTACTTAAAAAATCATCTTTATCAGCATATTCCACATCAGGAAGAGTTTAGTGAAAGCAATTACAATAAGAAATTCGACTCATTTGTAAACCGTTATCCAATTATTGGCAGCAGTACGCATTCCATTATCAACTCCATCGCTAACAATGCCATTCTTGACTATGTAATCATTGATGAAGCATCACAGCAAGATATTATTCCCGGAATATTAGGGCTGGGTTGCACCAGGAATCTGATTATCGTCGGCGACAGGAAACAACTTCCCCACGTTCCAGTAAATATTGACATTACACCACCCACTGAATTCTACAACTGTGCCAAATACAGCTTACTGGATTCATGTATAGGTATTTTTAACAATAGACTCCCAACAACATTATTGAAAGAACATTACCGATGCCATCCCAAAATCATCCAATTCTGCAACAAACAGTTCTACAATAATCAACTTATCCCCATGACCCAAGATACCGGCGAAAATGCGTTATCACTGATTGTAACTGCCAAGGGAAACCATACCCGTAACTTCTCAAACCTGAGAGAACTGGAGTCATTAGGTGCACTCGAATGGGATGCCCAAAATAGCCGAGGATTTATTGCCCCCTACAACGCCCAAATCAGTCTCTCACAAACACATCTACCGGGCGATTTCGTTAAATCTACAGTGCATAAATTTCAGGGAAGGGAATGCGACGAAATTATTTTCTCCACCGTTTTGGATAAAAAAAACAGCAGCCAGAAAAACATAGGGTTTGTCGATGACCCTTATTTAATCAATGTGGCAGTTTCGCGTGCCAAACATAACTTCACGCTGGTAACAGGAGACAATGTCTTTACCAAAAAGAACGGGCATATTGCCGCCCTGATACGTTACATCGAATATTATGCGGATGATTCGCAGATTTACCACAGCCCGGTTATTTCAGCCTTCGACTTACTGTACGAGGAATATGACCAGTCACTGGAAAAACTCAAGGCCAGATTAAACCCAAACGACTCTAAATTTATGTCCGAGCAGATTGCAGCACGATTGCTACGTGACATTTTATCCCTGCAAGCTTATCAAGCGATTACATTCCATACCCAGGTTGCTCTTATCCAATTAGTATCATTAACTAATAATACATTTACACCAAGAGAACTGAACTTTATGAAAAATCGCGCTTGTTGTGATTTCGTACTCTATTTCAAAGTGGGAAAAACACCAATAGGAGTAATAGAGGTTGATGGACGCTCCCATAGCACAGAAGAGCAAGCTGAGCGAGATGAATTGAAAAACAACATTCTGAAAAAAAGTAACATTCCTTTACTCAGATTAAAAACGATTGATAGCAATATTGAAGAAAAAATTGCAGAATTTTTAATTCCCTGGAGCAGCGATTCTTCAATAACCTAA
- a CDS encoding adenylate/guanylate cyclase domain-containing protein, whose translation MNSQTDTKQLQTENPTQQYYFRALICFAAAGTLAARADWANPNLLHMFMISLLLIYAYATFHFTRKLLPEQISRIGRWLTYVDAGLIGLVLSLTNFSILPSIMFLTMIQFNALINGGFRKLMEDNTAFAIGIIISLFIHSPQLVLSSNIEISAASLIGVATYFLVYAIYMHQRFHKQAMSLQQLENEQKWHKIRAYKLSRYLPPTVWQAINRGDDKHLQAERKRISVFFSDIKDFSQLAEEIEAEALTELLNHYLTEMSKIVAHYGGTIDKFMGDGIMVLFGDSASKGVKDDATRCVAMAIAMKKKIKSLQQEWFNQGIKKPLQVRMGINTGYCTVGTFGTSNHLDYTVLGTQVNLASRLESAAEPDEILISHETWSLVKDTVMCRDKGEIQVKGFAMPIKVYQVADLRKEMGKNQSYFEDRAEGFSMYLDMDKVRNYDKQRVIESLEKAAARLKDKVIV comes from the coding sequence ATGAATAGCCAGACTGATACAAAACAATTACAAACTGAGAACCCCACCCAGCAGTATTATTTTCGGGCGCTTATCTGCTTTGCTGCAGCGGGAACCCTGGCCGCCAGGGCCGATTGGGCCAACCCCAACTTGTTGCATATGTTTATGATCAGCCTTTTACTGATCTATGCCTACGCCACATTCCACTTTACCCGCAAATTATTACCGGAACAGATCTCCCGCATTGGGCGCTGGCTGACCTATGTAGACGCCGGGCTGATCGGATTGGTATTAAGCCTGACCAATTTCAGCATACTGCCCAGCATCATGTTCCTGACAATGATCCAGTTCAATGCGTTGATTAACGGCGGTTTTCGCAAACTGATGGAGGACAACACCGCCTTCGCCATCGGGATTATTATTAGCCTGTTTATCCATAGCCCACAGCTAGTGCTTTCCAGCAATATTGAGATCAGTGCCGCCAGCCTGATCGGGGTCGCTACCTACTTTCTGGTGTATGCAATTTATATGCACCAGCGTTTTCACAAACAGGCCATGAGCCTGCAACAACTGGAAAACGAACAGAAGTGGCACAAGATCCGCGCCTATAAATTATCGCGCTATCTACCGCCAACGGTATGGCAGGCTATCAACCGGGGCGACGATAAACACCTGCAAGCCGAGCGCAAACGGATTAGTGTGTTTTTCTCCGATATCAAGGACTTTAGCCAGCTTGCCGAAGAAATCGAAGCAGAGGCACTCACAGAGCTGCTCAACCATTACCTTACCGAGATGTCGAAAATTGTCGCGCACTATGGTGGCACCATCGATAAGTTTATGGGCGATGGAATCATGGTGCTATTTGGCGATAGTGCCAGTAAAGGTGTTAAAGACGATGCAACCCGCTGTGTTGCCATGGCCATAGCCATGAAAAAGAAGATCAAATCCCTGCAACAGGAATGGTTTAACCAGGGCATTAAAAAACCACTGCAAGTACGAATGGGTATCAATACCGGCTACTGCACCGTAGGTACCTTTGGTACATCCAATCACCTGGATTACACCGTACTGGGCACCCAGGTAAACCTGGCAAGCCGACTGGAGTCCGCGGCTGAACCCGACGAGATCCTGATCTCCCATGAAACCTGGTCCCTGGTAAAAGATACGGTGATGTGCCGCGATAAGGGAGAAATCCAGGTAAAGGGGTTTGCTATGCCGATCAAGGTGTACCAGGTCGCAGACTTGCGCAAAGAGATGGGCAAAAACCAATCTTACTTCGAAGACCGTGCTGAAGGCTTTTCCATGTACCTGGATATGGATAAGGTGCGCAACTACGACAAGCAACGTGTTATCGAATCACTTGAAAAAGCCGCAGCGCGCCTGAAGGACAAGGTTATCGTTTAG
- a CDS encoding putative bifunctional diguanylate cyclase/phosphodiesterase has protein sequence MKCPTIPTTEQERLKALSSYGLGNDRPLPSLDPVVQIAIQMFGMPVAAINMISSDHVFFAASAGFDGKNVDMRRDVSFCAHAINQHDVMVIPDTTLDERFHDNPLVTGPTNLRFYAGVPLLSPEGHALGALCIIDSKPHHNFSPADCSRLSELAQMASDRLELRRLEISTEQARRPFEEFARNSPTAVIWFDEQGGIVAWNDAAASLYGYELSEGTGRPVQTLVSEYDRPLVADLIARAAAAGTMDGLAMPKGLKGKRKDSSEFLLGLSLFCWREHGRLIFNAHVQDLTERRRKEEELHQLANTDILTGLANRANLYRRTEEVLLRPAPAAVLMIDLDGFKDINDTLGHSVGDSILCEVANRLQQAMGPADTVARIGGDEFAVLLPDVDHPEQAAELAHALIARLADPIVIDGHEVRIAASCGVAVAPLHAQEALGLIGDADLALFKAKKLGRGQVFVFVTALRMDAVARRLYNIELHRAVSAGEFVLFYQPQINLADGSLAGAEALIRWQHPERGLLSPAAFLPALEGGPLAAVVGSWVLDEACAQAALWRRYGAGDFRMGINLFGAQFRVNNIVDDVAAALARHGLPPQAIELEITENIVLDYDDVVLDALQGLRALGVGIAFDDFGTGYASLSLLKQYPLSRIKIDRSFVQNLHESERDTSVVRAILDISRSFGLETIAEGIEKDIQRKLLRDFGCEEGQGYLFGRPISAMEFAEVFGIHIPRQGTVCR, from the coding sequence ATGAAGTGCCCCACAATACCGACTACGGAACAGGAAAGGCTCAAAGCCTTATCCAGCTATGGACTTGGCAATGACCGCCCGCTCCCCAGCCTGGATCCGGTAGTCCAGATCGCCATACAGATGTTTGGCATGCCGGTAGCCGCCATCAACATGATCAGCAGCGACCACGTCTTCTTTGCAGCCAGTGCCGGCTTTGACGGAAAGAATGTGGATATGAGGCGAGATGTCTCCTTTTGCGCACATGCTATCAACCAACATGATGTAATGGTCATCCCCGATACCACCCTGGATGAACGCTTTCACGATAACCCCCTTGTCACAGGCCCCACCAATTTGCGTTTCTATGCCGGTGTTCCCCTGCTATCCCCCGAGGGGCACGCCCTCGGAGCGCTGTGTATTATCGACAGCAAACCGCACCACAATTTTTCACCTGCAGATTGCAGCCGCCTCAGCGAACTGGCGCAAATGGCATCCGACAGGCTGGAATTGCGCCGCCTGGAGATCTCTACGGAACAGGCCAGGCGCCCATTTGAAGAGTTTGCCCGCAACTCACCGACAGCCGTTATCTGGTTTGATGAACAGGGTGGCATTGTTGCCTGGAATGATGCCGCCGCCTCACTCTACGGCTATGAACTCTCCGAAGGTACGGGCAGGCCTGTTCAAACCCTGGTATCTGAATATGATCGTCCCCTGGTAGCAGACCTGATAGCACGTGCGGCGGCGGCAGGCACCATGGATGGACTTGCCATGCCCAAAGGCCTAAAGGGAAAACGCAAGGATAGCTCGGAGTTCCTGCTGGGACTTTCCCTATTTTGCTGGAGGGAGCATGGACGCCTGATATTCAACGCCCATGTACAAGACCTCACTGAACGGCGCCGCAAGGAAGAGGAGCTACACCAGCTGGCCAATACCGACATCCTCACCGGGCTGGCCAACCGTGCCAACTTGTATCGCCGTACCGAAGAAGTGCTCCTGCGCCCTGCCCCGGCAGCTGTATTGATGATTGATCTGGACGGTTTCAAAGACATCAACGACACCTTGGGTCACAGCGTGGGAGACAGCATCCTGTGCGAAGTTGCCAACCGCCTTCAGCAAGCGATGGGGCCAGCTGACACTGTTGCCCGCATTGGAGGCGATGAATTTGCGGTCCTGCTTCCAGACGTCGACCATCCCGAACAGGCCGCAGAACTGGCCCATGCCCTGATTGCCCGGTTGGCAGATCCAATAGTGATCGATGGGCACGAAGTACGTATAGCCGCCAGTTGCGGGGTGGCCGTCGCTCCGCTCCATGCACAGGAAGCCCTGGGACTTATTGGCGATGCGGACCTCGCCCTGTTCAAGGCCAAAAAGCTGGGTCGTGGGCAGGTATTTGTGTTTGTGACCGCACTGCGAATGGACGCGGTTGCGCGGCGACTTTACAACATTGAATTACACCGTGCCGTCAGCGCAGGTGAATTTGTTCTCTTCTACCAGCCACAAATTAATTTGGCAGATGGCTCGCTAGCAGGTGCGGAAGCACTCATTCGCTGGCAGCATCCGGAACGTGGTTTGCTATCCCCTGCCGCATTTCTACCCGCCCTGGAAGGTGGCCCACTTGCCGCTGTCGTAGGCTCTTGGGTATTAGATGAAGCCTGCGCCCAGGCAGCCCTCTGGCGTCGATACGGTGCTGGGGATTTCCGTATGGGCATCAACCTGTTCGGGGCACAATTTCGCGTCAACAATATTGTCGATGATGTTGCCGCCGCACTGGCGCGGCATGGTCTGCCGCCGCAAGCTATCGAACTGGAGATTACCGAAAATATTGTGCTTGATTACGATGATGTCGTCCTGGATGCCCTGCAGGGACTGAGAGCGCTGGGGGTCGGCATTGCATTTGATGACTTTGGGACTGGCTATGCATCGCTCAGCCTACTCAAACAATATCCACTCAGCCGCATCAAGATAGACCGCTCCTTTGTACAAAACCTGCATGAATCTGAACGGGATACCTCTGTCGTACGCGCTATCCTGGATATAAGTCGCAGTTTCGGACTGGAAACTATTGCCGAGGGTATCGAGAAAGATATACAACGCAAACTCCTGCGCGACTTTGGATGCGAAGAAGGACAAGGTTATCTCTTTGGCCGCCCGATTTCAGCCATGGAATTTGCTGAAGTCTTTGGCATTCATATTCCCAGGCAGGGAACAGTTTGCAGATAA
- a CDS encoding ABC transporter ATP-binding protein: MSTALAVEQLCKVYGSGLEALKGISLDVMPGDFFAILGPNGAGKSTLIGIISSLVRKTSGRVRIFDTDIDDNFSRAKQLLGVVPQEFNFSVFEKVEDIVLQQAGYYGLPRAQAQERTRLLLQQLSLWDKRDTPARMLSGGMKRRLMIARALVHNPQLLILDEPTAGVDIELRRSMWDFLREINQQGTTIILTTHYLEEAESLCRNVAIIDHGTIVQNTSVKSLLQQLNKEVFIFDVKGQLPHLPVLHGYNLVQLDDHSFEVEVVKGQSLNAVFAQLTEQQIDIVSMRNKANRLEELFVAMVNANKHVANPVEARS; encoded by the coding sequence ATGTCCACTGCACTTGCCGTCGAGCAACTCTGCAAAGTTTATGGTTCAGGACTGGAAGCTCTCAAGGGTATCAGTCTGGATGTCATGCCTGGCGATTTTTTCGCCATCCTGGGCCCCAATGGCGCGGGAAAGTCTACATTGATCGGGATTATCAGTTCCCTGGTGCGCAAGACCTCTGGTCGTGTACGAATTTTTGATACGGATATCGATGACAATTTCTCGCGTGCCAAACAACTGCTGGGTGTCGTACCCCAGGAGTTTAATTTCAGCGTTTTTGAAAAAGTTGAAGATATTGTGCTGCAACAGGCCGGTTATTACGGTTTACCTCGCGCCCAGGCGCAGGAGCGTACCCGCTTACTCTTGCAGCAGTTATCCCTGTGGGATAAGCGAGATACACCGGCGCGTATGCTATCCGGTGGTATGAAACGACGCTTGATGATTGCCCGAGCCTTGGTACATAACCCTCAATTGCTGATTCTGGACGAACCCACTGCCGGCGTTGATATAGAACTGCGCCGCTCCATGTGGGATTTTTTGCGCGAGATCAACCAGCAGGGGACAACCATTATTCTGACAACGCACTACCTGGAAGAAGCAGAAAGCCTCTGTCGCAATGTAGCCATTATTGACCACGGCACCATTGTGCAGAACACCAGCGTCAAGAGCTTACTCCAGCAACTGAACAAAGAAGTGTTTATTTTTGATGTAAAGGGCCAGCTACCCCATTTGCCGGTGTTACACGGCTATAACCTGGTGCAACTGGACGATCACTCCTTTGAAGTTGAGGTTGTTAAAGGACAATCGTTAAATGCGGTATTTGCCCAACTGACAGAACAACAGATTGATATCGTCAGTATGCGCAATAAAGCCAACCGATTGGAGGAGTTATTCGTCGCTATGGTGAATGCAAACAAACACGTGGCAAACCCTGTGGAGGCAAGATCATGA
- a CDS encoding nitroreductase family protein, producing MDAIKALHERVSVAKLAEPGPSMDQCRSLIRAALRAADHGNLQPWRFLLVQGEGRRQLGELFVSAARAKGEPLGDAAIERFKSMPLRAPMVMVVIARTQEHPKVPIVEQQYSAAAAAQNVVNAAYALGLGAIWRTGDLAYDPGVAAGLGLAEGESIIGFIYIGTPINSPEPARESNPDIFFQFWP from the coding sequence ATGGATGCAATCAAAGCGCTTCATGAACGGGTATCAGTCGCGAAACTGGCTGAGCCAGGCCCCAGTATGGATCAATGCCGTAGCTTGATTCGAGCTGCATTGCGCGCGGCAGATCATGGCAATCTCCAGCCCTGGCGTTTCTTGCTTGTCCAGGGGGAGGGGCGGAGGCAGTTGGGTGAGCTGTTTGTGAGCGCTGCCCGTGCCAAAGGTGAGCCGCTTGGTGATGCTGCGATAGAGCGTTTTAAGTCTATGCCGCTGCGGGCGCCCATGGTGATGGTTGTTATCGCGCGCACTCAGGAACATCCCAAGGTGCCAATAGTTGAGCAGCAGTATTCTGCCGCCGCTGCCGCCCAGAATGTGGTTAATGCTGCTTATGCACTCGGTTTGGGAGCGATTTGGCGTACAGGTGATCTTGCGTATGATCCCGGTGTTGCTGCAGGGTTGGGATTGGCAGAAGGGGAAAGCATTATTGGCTTTATTTACATCGGAACGCCTATTAATTCACCAGAGCCGGCTCGTGAGAGTAATCCGGATATATTTTTTCAGTTCTGGCCATAA
- a CDS encoding ABC transporter permease: MSPHEQWVAFVTIVRKEIKRFTRIWIQTLLPPAITMVLYFIIFGKMVGSRIGEMGGVSYIDFVAPGLIMMAVLTNAYANVSSSFFSAKFQRSVEEILVSPTPNVIILLGYVIGGVARGLAVGVIVTLVAMAFTDLKITHGFVTFFILLMTAILFSLAGFINAVYANSFDDISIIPTFVLTPLTYLGGVFYSISLLPPVWQTLSAFNPILHMVDAFRYGMLGIADTGLVFAFVELGVLVVVLTLVALYLLKSGKRLRA, encoded by the coding sequence ATGAGTCCGCATGAACAGTGGGTTGCATTTGTTACGATTGTGCGTAAGGAGATCAAGCGGTTTACCCGTATATGGATACAGACACTGCTTCCGCCAGCTATCACCATGGTGTTGTACTTTATTATTTTTGGAAAGATGGTGGGCAGTCGTATCGGGGAGATGGGCGGTGTCAGCTACATTGATTTCGTTGCTCCCGGTTTGATTATGATGGCGGTGTTAACCAATGCCTATGCGAATGTGTCCTCTTCTTTTTTCAGTGCCAAGTTCCAGCGTAGTGTAGAGGAAATCCTGGTTTCACCAACGCCTAATGTGATTATCTTGTTGGGGTATGTCATCGGCGGTGTTGCACGTGGGTTGGCGGTGGGGGTTATTGTGACCCTGGTGGCCATGGCATTTACCGACTTGAAAATTACCCATGGGTTCGTCACTTTTTTTATCCTGTTGATGACCGCTATCCTGTTTTCCCTGGCTGGATTTATTAATGCCGTTTACGCTAACAGTTTTGACGATATTTCGATTATTCCGACATTTGTATTAACGCCCTTAACCTATCTTGGCGGCGTTTTTTACTCTATCAGCTTATTGCCGCCTGTGTGGCAAACCCTGTCAGCGTTTAATCCCATATTGCATATGGTCGATGCTTTCCGGTATGGCATGTTGGGTATTGCGGATACCGGATTGGTGTTTGCTTTTGTAGAACTGGGGGTGTTGGTGGTGGTACTGACACTGGTTGCACTCTATTTACTAAAATCCGGCAAGCGTTTGCGTGCCTGA